A section of the Salvelinus alpinus chromosome 36, SLU_Salpinus.1, whole genome shotgun sequence genome encodes:
- the LOC139565548 gene encoding UBA-like domain-containing protein 1 translates to MDDLKHQVMINQFVLTAGCAADQAKQLLQAAHWQFETALSAFFQETNIPYSHHHQMMHTPANTPATPPNFPDALAMFSRLKASESFNVSSPIASMATSPPQVNWAMGPSAPGQTQQGLWTSGQLPSQVPPPGWPQAVTQQASSEQASVTMEAER, encoded by the exons ATGGATGATCTAAAGCACCAAGTTATGATAAATCAGTTCGTCCTGACTGCTGGATGCGCGGCAGACCAAGCGAAACAGCTTCTACAAGCGGCACATTGGCAGTTCGAG ACTGCATTAAGTGCCTTTTTTCAAGAAACCAATATTCCATACAGTCACCATCATCAAATG ATGCACACTCCAGCCAACACACCAGCAACACCTCCCAACTTCCCAGACGCACTGGCCATGTTCTCCCGCCTCAAGGCCTCAGAGAGCTTCAACGTCAGCAGTCCCATAGCCTCCATGGCGACCTCTCCTCCTCAGGTCAACTGGGCCATGGGCCCTTCTGCCCCAGGTCAGACGCAGCAGGGCCTGTGGACTTCTGGGCAGCTGCCCTCTCAGGTGCCTCCCCCTGGGTGGCCCCAAGCCGTCACTCAGCAGGCCTCCAGTGAACAGGCCAGCGTTACCATGGAGGCAGAGAGATGA
- the LOC139565542 gene encoding probable E3 ubiquitin-protein ligase MGRN1 isoform X1, with translation MGSILSRRIAGVEDIDIQANSAYRFPPKSGNYFASHFFMGGEKFDTPHPEGYLFGENMDLNFLGNRPVQFPYVTPAPHEPVKTLRSLINIRKDSLRLVRYKDDTDAPVEEGGKPKVLYGVEFTFDADARVAITLYCQAFEEFTNGMAMYNPKGPALVSETVHYKRGVSQHFSLPSFKIDFTDWKEEDLNFELDRGVFPMVIQAVVDEGDDCFGHAHVLLAAFERHVDGSFSVKPLKQKQIVDRVSYLLQEIYGIENKNNQETKPSEDENSDNSNECVVCLSDLRDTIILPCRHLCLCNSCADTLRYQANNCPICRLPFRALLQIRAVRKKPGPLSPVSFSPVLAQTMDHDEHSSSDSVPPGFEPISLLEALNGLHSVSPSIPPAPLYDDINFSGSLVGEGRPLGSPEHSGDGGLQKGKVSKSPDSTLRSPSSPIQEEDEEKLSEMSDAQPHTLLSSSPAPTEATAAEDVPESISPDDEDRLHSGGEREILQDYSSEHSSLTKTESDPPGDLSLPGSSESLKSQSTNCSSQPLLCPPSSLHMEDEQLDP, from the exons ATGGGGTCGATTCTTAGCCGGAGAATCGCTGGCGTTGAAGATATTGATATCCAGGCGAATTCTGCGTACAGATTTCCACCGAAATCGG GGAATTACTTTGCCAGCCATTTTTTCATGGGAGGGGAGAAATTTGACACTCCCCATCCAGAGGGTTACCTATTTGGAGAAAACATGGATCTGAACTTCCTTGGAAATAGGCCTGTACAA TTTCCGTACGTGACCCCGGCACCCCATGAGCCTGTGAAGACCCTGAGAAGTCTGATCAATATCAGAAAGGACTCCCTGCGCTTGGTCAG GTACAAAGATGACACTGATGCTCCAGTAGAGGAAGGAGGGAAGCCAAAGGTTCTGTATGGTGTGGAGTTCACATTTGACGCTGATGCTCGTGTGGCTATCACCCTGTATTGCCAAGCTTTTGAGGAATTCACCAATGGGATGGCAAT GTACAACCCAAAGGGCCCAGCCCTGGTTTCTGAGACTGTACACTATAAGAGGGGTGTGAGCCAACATTTCTCCCTGCCTTCTTTCAAAATCGATTTCACCGACTGGAAGGAGGAGGAT CTGAACTTTGAGCTGGACCGGGGTGTTTTCCCCATGGTGATCCAAGCTGTGGTGGATGAAGGGGATG ATTGCTTTGGACATGCACATGTGCTGCTGGCAGCCTTTGAGAGA CATGTGGATGGCAGTTTCTCCGTCAAGCCTCTGAAGCAGAAGCAAATT GTGGATCGTGTGAGCTACCTGCTGCAGGAGATCTATGGAATTGAAAACAAAAATAACCAAGAGACCAAG CCATCGGAGGATGAGAACAGTGACAACAGCAATGAGTGTGTTGTTTGTCTGTCAGACCTCCGAGACACCATCATTCTGCCCTGCAGACACCTGTGTCTCTGCAACTCCTGTGCTGACACCCTGCGTTACCAGGCCAACAACTGTCCTATCTGCAGACTGC ccttcCGAGCCTTGCTGCAGATCAGAGCTGTGAGGAAGAAGCCTGGGCCGCTGTCTCCTGTGTCGTTCAGCCCTGTACTGGCTCAGACCATGGACCATGATGAGCACTCG AGCTCAGACTCGGTTCCCCCAGGCTTTGAGCCCATCTCTCTGCTGGAGGCCCTGAACGGCCTGCACTCTGTgtccccctccatcccccccgCCCCCCTCTACGATgatattaacttctctgggagCCTGGTAGGGGAGGGTCGGCCGCTGGGCTCCCCAGAACACTCCGGTGACGGGGGCCTGCAGAAGGGCAAAGTCAGCAAGTCACCTGACAG CACCCTGAGGTCGCCCTCATCACCCAtccaggaggaggatgaggagaagctGTCTGAGATGTCGGACGCCCAGCCTCACACACTGCTCTCCAGCAGCCCAGCTCCCACCGAGGCCACTGCAGCCGAGGATGTACCGGAGTCCATCTCCCCAGATGATG aggacaggctgcactctggaggagagagagagatccttcaGGACTACAGCAGTGAACACAGCAGCCTGACCAAAACAGAGAGTGACCCGCCAGGGGACCTGTCTCTGCCAG GGTCATCAGAGAGCCTGAAGAGTCAGAGTACCAACTGCTCCAGCCAGCCCCTCCTGTGTCCCCCCAGCAGCCTTCACATGGAGGATGAGCAacttgacccctaa
- the LOC139565542 gene encoding probable E3 ubiquitin-protein ligase MGRN1 isoform X2: MGSILSRRIAGVEDIDIQANSAYRFPPKSGNYFASHFFMGGEKFDTPHPEGYLFGENMDLNFLGNRPVQFPYVTPAPHEPVKTLRSLINIRKDSLRLVRYKDDTDAPVEEGGKPKVLYGVEFTFDADARVAITLYCQAFEEFTNGMAMYNPKGPALVSETVHYKRGVSQHFSLPSFKIDFTDWKEEDLNFELDRGVFPMVIQAVVDEGDDCFGHAHVLLAAFERHVDGSFSVKPLKQKQIVDRVSYLLQEIYGIENKNNQETKPSEDENSDNSNECVVCLSDLRDTIILPCRHLCLCNSCADTLRYQANNCPICRLPFRALLQIRAVRKKPGPLSPVSFSPVLAQTMDHDEHSSSDSVPPGFEPISLLEALNGLHSVSPSIPPAPLYDDINFSGSLVGEGRPLGSPEHSGDGGLQKGKVSKSPDSTLRSPSSPIQEEDEEKLSEMSDAQPHTLLSSSPAPTEATAAEDVPESISPDDEDRLHSGGEREILQDYSSEHSSLTKTESDPPGDLSLPALGPDACSIGVEE, encoded by the exons ATGGGGTCGATTCTTAGCCGGAGAATCGCTGGCGTTGAAGATATTGATATCCAGGCGAATTCTGCGTACAGATTTCCACCGAAATCGG GGAATTACTTTGCCAGCCATTTTTTCATGGGAGGGGAGAAATTTGACACTCCCCATCCAGAGGGTTACCTATTTGGAGAAAACATGGATCTGAACTTCCTTGGAAATAGGCCTGTACAA TTTCCGTACGTGACCCCGGCACCCCATGAGCCTGTGAAGACCCTGAGAAGTCTGATCAATATCAGAAAGGACTCCCTGCGCTTGGTCAG GTACAAAGATGACACTGATGCTCCAGTAGAGGAAGGAGGGAAGCCAAAGGTTCTGTATGGTGTGGAGTTCACATTTGACGCTGATGCTCGTGTGGCTATCACCCTGTATTGCCAAGCTTTTGAGGAATTCACCAATGGGATGGCAAT GTACAACCCAAAGGGCCCAGCCCTGGTTTCTGAGACTGTACACTATAAGAGGGGTGTGAGCCAACATTTCTCCCTGCCTTCTTTCAAAATCGATTTCACCGACTGGAAGGAGGAGGAT CTGAACTTTGAGCTGGACCGGGGTGTTTTCCCCATGGTGATCCAAGCTGTGGTGGATGAAGGGGATG ATTGCTTTGGACATGCACATGTGCTGCTGGCAGCCTTTGAGAGA CATGTGGATGGCAGTTTCTCCGTCAAGCCTCTGAAGCAGAAGCAAATT GTGGATCGTGTGAGCTACCTGCTGCAGGAGATCTATGGAATTGAAAACAAAAATAACCAAGAGACCAAG CCATCGGAGGATGAGAACAGTGACAACAGCAATGAGTGTGTTGTTTGTCTGTCAGACCTCCGAGACACCATCATTCTGCCCTGCAGACACCTGTGTCTCTGCAACTCCTGTGCTGACACCCTGCGTTACCAGGCCAACAACTGTCCTATCTGCAGACTGC ccttcCGAGCCTTGCTGCAGATCAGAGCTGTGAGGAAGAAGCCTGGGCCGCTGTCTCCTGTGTCGTTCAGCCCTGTACTGGCTCAGACCATGGACCATGATGAGCACTCG AGCTCAGACTCGGTTCCCCCAGGCTTTGAGCCCATCTCTCTGCTGGAGGCCCTGAACGGCCTGCACTCTGTgtccccctccatcccccccgCCCCCCTCTACGATgatattaacttctctgggagCCTGGTAGGGGAGGGTCGGCCGCTGGGCTCCCCAGAACACTCCGGTGACGGGGGCCTGCAGAAGGGCAAAGTCAGCAAGTCACCTGACAG CACCCTGAGGTCGCCCTCATCACCCAtccaggaggaggatgaggagaagctGTCTGAGATGTCGGACGCCCAGCCTCACACACTGCTCTCCAGCAGCCCAGCTCCCACCGAGGCCACTGCAGCCGAGGATGTACCGGAGTCCATCTCCCCAGATGATG aggacaggctgcactctggaggagagagagagatccttcaGGACTACAGCAGTGAACACAGCAGCCTGACCAAAACAGAGAGTGACCCGCCAGGGGACCTGTCTCTGCCAG CTCTAGGTCCTGATGCCTGCTCTATTGGTGTGGAGGAATAA
- the LOC139565550 gene encoding forkhead box protein J1-B-like — translation MPVLPSQEIATRFKEKWMKLHPEDQDNVNGAVHLDDSLTSLQWLQDFTIVSVSLESLPGSTCQPYQLPQPSHLHPQGSDSPPSPPAGDTAASGMPQSAGSPITSSASANRTSYYSLHPTVTNNHHQITVPAKSLEEVDFKTNHEVKPPYSYATLICMAMQAGKKNKITLSAIYNWITENFCYYRHAETSWQNSIRHNLSLNKCFMKVPRQKNEPGKGGFWQIDPQYADMFVNGVFKRRRMPDIHFNTQRHSKTQRSSRNRKTQEYHQNFPQAHYTVSHRGAGAGNRCKLGGTKWETVHKSPLLTPDLVEPEALKGELDWAMVFDDVLNGSSNNFEDLDINLALNSLGCKVELSQQDQGRGWHLEKWCSGGADRDHQQACKYMEVTTMGCYSMEEIQQHLNLSTSRLQQPLPLAVHPQHFEELTLFPDEQQRHPWEELKEEVQAVPITLDHSLSFCEGFFTEMQPWGTAESYM, via the exons ATGCCAGTACTACCAAGTCAAGAGATTGCCACCCGATTCAAGGAGAAATGGATGAAGCTTCACCCAGAAGACCAAGACAATGTGAATGGTGCAGTCCACCTGGATGACAGTCTCACCAGCCTCCAATGGCTCCAGGACTTCACCATAGTCAGTGTGAGTCTAGAAAGCCTACCGGGCTCCACTTGCCAGCCGTACCAGCTGCCTCAGCCCAGCCACCTGCACCCTCAGGGCTCCGACTCCCCCCCCAGTCCACCTGCTGGGGACACTGCAGCCTCCGGCATGCCTCAGAGTGCAGGCAGCCCCATCACCTCCAGTGCCTCAGCCAACAGGACTAGTTACTACTCCCTTCACCCGACAGTGACCAACAACCACCACCAGATCACTGTGCCAGCCAAGTCCCTGGAGGAGGTAGACTTCAAGACCAACCACGAGGTGAAGCCTCCCTACTCCTACGCCACACTGATCTGCATGGCCATGCAGGCCGGCAAGAAGAACAAGATCACACTGTCTGCTATCTATAACTGGATCACAGAGAACTTCTGCTACTACAGACATGCTGAGACCAGCTGGCAG AACTCTATCCGTCATAACCTGTCACTCAACAAGTGCTTCATGAAGGTTCCCAGGCAGAAGAACGAACCAGGAAAAGGGGGATTCTGGCAGATTGACCCTCAGTACGCAGACATGTTTGTCAATGGAGTCTTCAAGCGCAGGCGGATGCCAGACATCCATTTCAACACCCAGAGACACAGCAAAACCCAAAGATCATCCCGTAACCGAAAAACCCAGGAGTACCACCAGAATTTCCCCCAGGCCCACTACACAGTGTCCCACAGAGGGGCAGGTGCTGGGAACAGATGCAAACTTGGTGGCACAAAGTGGGAGACAGTCCATAAGTCACCACTGTTGACACCGGATCTCGTGGAACCAGAGGCACTGAAGGGTGAACTAGACTGGGCCATGGTGTTTGACGATGTTCTGAATGGAAGCAGCAATAACTTTGAGGATCTAGACATTAACCTAGCTCTGAACTCCCTGGGCTGTAAGGTGGAGCTCTCCCAGCAGGATCAAGGCCGGGGCTGGCACCTGGAGAAGTGGTGCAGCGGAGGGGCTGACCGGGACCACCAGCAGGCCTGCAAGTACATGGAGGTGACCACCATGGGCTGCTACAGCATGGAGGAGATCCAGCAGCACCTCAACCTCAGCACCTCAAGGCTGCAGCAGCCGCTCCCTTTGGCGGTACACCCACAGCACTTTGAGGAGCTGACACTGTTCCCTGATGAGCAGCAGAGGCACCCCTGGGAGGAGCTGAAAGAGGAGGTGCAGGCAGTGCCTATCACCCTGGACCATAGTCTCAGCTTCTGTGAAGGCTTCTTCACTGAGATGCAGCCATGGGGGACAGCAGAGTCTTATATGTGA